The genomic DNA CATATTCCCGAAATGCTTGGGGGTTGAGGTGAATTGCTGACATATTTCTCCTTAATGTTCGGCTAAATTTATATTTTCTTGTCCACAGCAAACTTAGAGGTCAACTCTCGAGCGAAATATAGCTTCATTCGCTCTTGGAGTTTTCTCTCTTCTAGTTGAGCTCGTATTTCGCTTCTGAGCTCTGTATTTGTCGTGTTACTTTTATGACCAAGAAAGCGGTTTTCAATAAAGAAGAGGTGAAAGCCAATAGGTGTCTCAATAATCGAAGAAACCTGCTGCTCTGGTAGTTCAAACAGGGCCTCAAAAATAGCTCCATGAAGGTCCTCTTCGCTAAGAACGCCGAGTAGTCCTCCGTCGACTGATTCTGGCCCGTGAGAAATTTTTGAGGCCTCTCGTTTAAAGTCATCCAGAGACGACGCGTCACTTCGTACGCGCTCAAGAGTCTCTTTTGCTGCTGTCTCTGACTGCCGCTCCCGGTAGAGTACTATTTGCCGTAACTTCATTTTTGTTCCGCCAGTCTTGAGCTCTGGATGCTGAGCAAGATACTCGTTGATTTCTTGCTCACCAATGCTGGTTCCTTCTCGCATAATTTGATTGGCGAGCTTGGTTTTTAAAATGTCGATTTCTACCTGTTCCTGCAATTGTTCAATGGTCGTATTCTGCTCCTGTAGTGCTCTTTCAAACGTTTCACGAGATAGGCCATTTTGTTGAGCAAGGCGGTCGATATAAAGTTGAATCTCGTCATCGCTTACGCCGATTCGTCGATCTCTGCTTTCAGCTCTTAGGAGATGTTCAGTAATGAGCTGTTGAAGAGCATTTTGAATTTGTTGGTTCTGAGCAGCATCAGAGAGGGAGGTCGGATAAGCCACGCCTGACCTTTGCACAACGTCAGTTAGAGTAATAGGAGTGTTATCGACGGATGCTACAACAGCATCAAGTAGTTCAGCGAAGGCAGGAGGAGATAAGGTTACAAAGATTCCTATTACAATAGAGAGCAGAGATTTGTGTATGAAAGGTATGTTTCGAGATACTTCCTCAGAAGCGGATGATACTCGTGAGTCATGGTTGTCGATCATGAAGGTGGTTCCACAAAATTGAGCGTAATGGCTGAGAAAATTGTGACAGATAGTGCAAAAAGTTCAAGGTATAACCGATGAAAAACCATAATTACCCACAACGAATGTGGGAATAAGTATTTGCGTCATACATTTCATGAAAAGTTCGAGTTGTCATCCATTTCTCATGTTTTGAGTCAGATGCCTCAGGTTTGAATTTGGTCAAGGAGTTCAAAAACTCGATCGAACGTCTGAGCTAGCGAGCCTTTGCGAAGTGTTGGCTCATGAACGGTAAACGAGTCATTTTTCCCGAGTTTGAACTTTTTAGAGTTTGATCGAACAAGCTCCAGCGCTTTTTTTATACTGATAGGAGCTGAAGGCGCAAAGGCGCACGAAAATGTTTCATCGCCAATTTCACATCGTGCAACCCCATATGGTTTTAGTTGACCTCGAAAAGTCATTATGTCAATCAGTTGTTCCGTCGGAGTGCTGAGAGGGCCGAATCGGTCTTGGAGTTCGTCCCGCATACCGTTTGCATCATCATTACTGCGTAGTGCTGTTAAGCGCTGATAGATAACCATACGTTCTTGGATGTCTGGTATGTATTCAGGCGGAAGAAATGCATCGAGCTCAATCTTAACCTCTGGCTCAACCAGAAATTCATGAGAAAGGGCTTCACCAGTGAGATGGTGAACGGCTTCATCAAGAATTTTTGTGTATAATTCAAAGCCAACTGAAATAACACTACCGGATTGTTGACGTCCTAAGAGCTCTCCGGCTCCTCGGATTTCCAGGTCGCGTATGGCGAGTTGAAAGCCGTGTCCTAATTCATCGAGAGACTGTAAAGCAGCAAGACGTTCTTGTGCCTCGCCTGATAATCGCTTTTTTGTTGGGGTGAGAAAGTAGCAATATGCCTGTCGAGTGCTTCTGCCTACTCGCCCCCGAATTTGATAGAGTTGGGCCAGTCCGAAGGTATTAGCCCGATGAATGATGATAGTATTAGCATTCGGGATATCTATTCCAGATTCAATGATCGTTGTTGCAACAAGGATGTCGATTTCATGCTGTAAGAACCGACGCATAATATCTTCGAGTTGCGATTCACTCATTTGCCCATGGGCGAAGACAATTCGAGCGTCTGGTAACAGCTGCTGTAGTCTTTCCGTGACAATCTGTATCGACTGTACCCTGTTATGCAGAAAAAAAGCCTGACCTCCACGCTGCATTTCCCTCAAAAGAGCATCTCGAATCGTATTGTCGTCATCAGGTGTGACAAATGTTCGAATCGTTTTTCTATTGACTGGGGGTGAGCTAATAATACTAATATCGCGAATCTGAAGGAGCGACATGTGTAGGGTTCGCGGTATGGGGGTAGCAGTCAGGGTAAGTACATCAATATCCCCCTTCATTTGTTTGAGCTTCTCTTTTTGCCTCACTCCAAATCGATGCTCTTCATCAATTATCAACAGTCCTAAATCATGAAAGGTAACATCACGTTGCAAAAGTTTATGAGTGCCGATGATAATGTCGAGTTGACCTGATGACAGTTGCTCCAGAGTATTTTGATTTTGCTTACTTGAATAGAAGCGACTCACGATTCCGATGTTGACTGGGAATTCAGCGAGCCTGCTATTAAATGTTTTGAAATGTTGCTCCGCAAGTATTGTTGTAGGACATAAAATTGCCACTTGTTTTGAGTGCTGAGTCGCTTTAA from bacterium includes the following:
- a CDS encoding peptidylprolyl isomerase; the encoded protein is MIDNHDSRVSSASEEVSRNIPFIHKSLLSIVIGIFVTLSPPAFAELLDAVVASVDNTPITLTDVVQRSGVAYPTSLSDAAQNQQIQNALQQLITEHLLRAESRDRRIGVSDDEIQLYIDRLAQQNGLSRETFERALQEQNTTIEQLQEQVEIDILKTKLANQIMREGTSIGEQEINEYLAQHPELKTGGTKMKLRQIVLYRERQSETAAKETLERVRSDASSLDDFKREASKISHGPESVDGGLLGVLSEEDLHGAIFEALFELPEQQVSSIIETPIGFHLFFIENRFLGHKSNTTNTELRSEIRAQLEERKLQERMKLYFARELTSKFAVDKKI
- the mfd gene encoding transcription-repair coupling factor — protein: KVKRLEHPFQPLRDKIREWRNKNYRLAFLIGSEHRSRRLQRILNDFDIEVPIRTDLSAYTWAYEFQRLPIVILSGNLSSGVLLPDEALVFISERDLFGEASHIAPTPSVSMRKLLNSLSQLTPGDYIVHIDYGIGRYRGFTQRDVKQGRVDLLEIEYADSTLFLPMTNIAKVQRYSGVDGTPPQIDRLSSKRWNKTKAKVRASVELLAGELVDLYAKRKLAKGWRFDPAGAQDEEFADGFPFTETSDQLKAIEETLLDMSSEQPMDRLICGDVGFGKTEVALRAAFKATQHSKQVAILCPTTILAEQHFKTFNSRLAEFPVNIGIVSRFYSSKQNQNTLEQLSSGQLDIIIGTHKLLQRDVTFHDLGLLIIDEEHRFGVRQKEKLKQMKGDIDVLTLTATPIPRTLHMSLLQIRDISIISSPPVNRKTIRTFVTPDDDNTIRDALLREMQRGGQAFFLHNRVQSIQIVTERLQQLLPDARIVFAHGQMSESQLEDIMRRFLQHEIDILVATTIIESGIDIPNANTIIIHRANTFGLAQLYQIRGRVGRSTRQAYCYFLTPTKKRLSGEAQERLAALQSLDELGHGFQLAIRDLEIRGAGELLGRQQSGSVISVGFELYTKILDEAVHHLTGEALSHEFLVEPEVKIELDAFLPPEYIPDIQERMVIYQRLTALRSNDDANGMRDELQDRFGPLSTPTEQLIDIMTFRGQLKPYGVARCEIGDETFSCAFAPSAPISIKKALELVRSNSKKFKLGKNDSFTVHEPTLRKGSLAQTFDRVFELLDQIQT